Genomic segment of Candidatus Bathyarchaeia archaeon:
TTGAAACTGGAAATATTCTCTTCCATTCCGACGGCTATGCAGACGTTCACCATGCGTCTAAACTCGTCCGGAAGATCCAGGAGATTCGGCGAGGCATGATGCTTCTGTACGATCGCCTTCACAGCCAGCACGAACTTCCTTCCAAAGAACCGATTGCGTTTTTCGATCCGAATAGGTCAGAGAGGCTGACGAACAACCAGTACGGGCAACCAGTATGATCACGACGAGACTCACCAACCCGGCAATCCGACGAAGAGCTAATGCACTCTTTTTCTACCAATTCCTAACTTCAAACTCCAGGATCCTGCATAATGCTCCCAATTGTTGTGGTAGTGCTTGATGGCGCGAGTGGTAGGATTGGTGCCATAGGGTCGCCTTTGGAAGAGGCTTCTACGCCAAACCTGGACGCTTTGACCTCGCGAGGTAGTACGGGACGGATGTATACCGTTGGAGAGGGTATCGCTCCTGAGAGTGACGCCGGCGTTTTCTCCCTCCTTGGATATGATCCGCTTGAGACTCATCTGTCCCGGGGCGTGGTCGAAGCTCTTGGTGCTAATGTCGAGTTTCATGATGGTGATCTTGCGTTGCGGGCGGGCTTTGCCACTGTCAAAGGAGACAAGCTTGTCGACAGGAGAGCGGGCAGGAACCTCTCGACCCCCGAGGCTCAACAGCTCGGCGCTGCACTGAACAAGGAACTACGTCTCAAGTCGGGTGTTCGGTTTGTTTTCAAATCGACTGTAGGTCACAGGGCAGTGGCTGTCTTCCGAGCGGATGGACATCGGTTCTCTTCTAACATTTCCAACTTTGATCCGGCATACCTTCGCAAGGGCAACATAAGTTTGGCCCAGCCTGGTGCGAAGGAGTTTGATATTCCAATGTGCGAGCCGCTGGACGGATCTGACGAAGCCATCGTAACCGCGGCCTTGGTCAACGAGTTCGGCTTCAAAGCTAGAAAGATTTTGGATAATCATCCTGTGAACGAGGCAAGGCGGAGAAAGGGTACGGTCTCGGCGAATTTTGTATTGATGCGGGATGCGGGGACCTCGAAGCCGCAAGTCGAGGGATTTCAGGCGAGGTCGGGCTTGCACCCTCTGATGATCGCGGATCTCCCGGCTGAGCTAGGCATAGGACGGCTGCTCAGAATGGATGTCAGGGAATTGACGCCTGGGACAGGATTGGACGATTATCGAAGCAGGGCAAAGCTTGTGCTGGATTCTCTCGGCAGATTTGGTTTTGTCTATGTTCACTTGAAGGGTCCTGACGAGCCAGGGCACGATGGATTATTCGATCTGAAGAAGGAGAGAATTGAGGAGATTGACAAGGGCTTCTTCTCCGTCCTGTCGAAATCGTTTCGGTTGAAAGATCTTGTTATGGCAGTCACTTGTGATCATTCTACGCCTGTGGAGGTTAGGGGGCATAGCGATGATCTGGTTCCAGTGCTTGTGATAGGCGGGAAGGCTATGCCGGACGGGTCTCGTAGGTTCACAGAGAGAGAGGCCGAAAAAGGGTCTTTGGGGACATGGGGAAAGGGCAGGATGCTTCTAGAGCGCTTGAAGCTGGTTGCCTCGTAGTCGCATCTATCCGATTACGATTCCGAGCAGTTGTCTGATGAGGGTTCCTGCTATGTAGAGGGCGAAGGAGGCGGCGAGTATGATTCCTGCGATCTCCGCGAATTGTCTCTTGAATTTCCTCGCTGAAATGACTGTGTCATAGTAGGTCATCGCTGCAACCAGGGCTACTCCTATGACTAGCGAGACTCCGAGGGCTGTGACCATTGAGCCGGTGAGGAAGTATGGTAAGGCGAGGAATACCGCGGTGAACATGTAAGATACGCCCGTGTAGATCGCACTCCATTTCGCTGATCCTTCGAAGCCCTGTTTGGCCTGGGCGTAGGCGGCTGATGCCATTGCAATAGATGCGGCCATTCCCGCGACAACGCCTGCGAGCCCTGCGAGACCTGTTTTCGCGTATATTCCGAGCGAGCCGGCGTGGATTCCGGATATCTCGACGACCGCGTCTGCGAGGCCGAGGACGATGAAGCTCATGTACTTGACGCGTCCTTCATGGACTTCGCCCATCAGGTATGACTCTTGGTGTTCTTCCTCTTCCATCATCGCCTCGAACCGTGCCTTGTCTGCTAGGGGGATGCTCTTCATCATCTCTCGATAGCGTTCGTGGAGGGCGTCTTCGTGTCTCTCGAGGAATTTCATGGTGAAGGTAAGGCCGAGGGTGAGGCGGAGGAGGAGGGTGAAGTAGACCTTGAGCCGGTTCACCTTAACAGCGGTTTCGGGCGCGTATGCTTTCCAGAACTCGTAGTGTGATTGCTCGCCGCGGGCAAGATCCTCTAGGGCTTTCTTGAAGGACTGGTTCTTCTCGTGCCGGCTGAGCATCTGGTAGACGGCGCCATCTGTGTGTTCGTCCCTTGCGGACTTGGCGGCGAGCTTGACTAGTTCAGGGCTAAGGGTCTCCTGCAAGGGTAAGCTCATCCTATGCCAGGCTGGCTCTGGTATTTAGTTAGCCCTATGGGAGGATCTTCAGGCCACGAAAGGAAGAAGGACTGAGTATGGCCGGGTGAACGTGGGATTTTCGATGCTTCACGAAGGGCGCGGCGCGGGAAAAAATGGGCCCCAGCGGGGTCACGATTTAGTTAACAGAAAAAGAAAGTTATGAAAAAAGAAGAGTTAACGGGAAAAAATAGTTCCGGGAGCAGTGCCCGGGAAAGAGGGGCTTCGCGGGTAGGAATATTACAAAGATTGACGTTCGGGAGCTCTAACGAGTAAGCTTTGCCACGTACTGTGGCACTTCTCGCCTGTTTGACCTTCTCGCCGTGCGGCGGTTGTGATAGTCCTCGACTGACTCGACTAATCCCTTCTTACGTGAATTCCCTGCGATCCATTTCTGGAAACAAACTTCCCTATCGAAGATATGCGTCGATTCACATTCTATCCAGATCCTGCTGACTTTGTGGGCATTTCAGCAACGTGAATGATGGCATCTCGAAAGTCCAATCCGTCAATCTTGCCGTTAACGATCACGAGGTGCGTGCGGCTCTGGCATACGGGACACTGTGCCTCTCCTTCCAAATCCTCCTCCAGTCCGTTGAGCAAGATGTCAGCTCCGCAGCAAACGTATTCCTTGTTTCCTTTCTTCCAATGCAACTTGTATAGAGTCTGGGTTGGCGAGAGCCAATAGTCGCAGGCCTATTGTCAGAATTGTTCATTGGAAATTCTCGGCCTAACTCTCGAGAGTCTCGCGCTTTCTTTGGCGTCGTTCTCTTCTATAACCGACTCAGAGCAGCAGCTGAGCTTTTGAGATTCAACAAACATATGATACGTACGTCATATGTCAACCTTCTCATCTTTCTTCCGAACAAGCGCTCTATGTTACTGAGCACTTGGACTCGCGGTGAATTGAGACTTCACCGGATCATTCGGAAACATACAGTTCCAAGGGAACAGTCTCTCTATTCAACAAGCAGAAATAACAAGCATGGTGCCCTTGTCATGGTGTGGAGCGGGCAACGTGTCAGGAGAGAGTTCGCACACCGAAGCTAATGCTCGGCTGCAGTCCGTGGCAGGGCGCGGAAACTGGGTCGCTAGGAATGTTAGTTGGCTGAAGTCGTTCATGAGAATTATTCTGGGAGTAGTCTGGCTGATCGACGGCTACCTCAAGTTCTCGCCGGGACTGGTCGACTCCTTCCCGGCTCTGATCAAATCAGAGGGCCAACCATCATGGCTTCAGCCCTGGTTCAACTTTTGGGCCACCGTCACATCAGCCAATGCTGCACCGTTCGTCTACAGTATTGGGACGTTGGAGCTGGCTCTCGGTGCGGCATTAGTCTTAGGTTTCATGCGAAAAATTACCTACTTCAGCGGTATGGTTCTCAGCCTATTGATATGGGCCATTCCTGAAGGCTTTGGAGGACCGTACGGCCCCGCATCCACTGATGTCGGGACAGGAGTGATCTACAGTTTCCTATTCCTTTCGCTTATCATCATAAACACCATTTCCGGTCCCAGCAAATACTCCCTGGACTTTCTGATAGAACGGAGAAATCCCTCCTGGAAACGGATTGCTGAATTTGGGTAGGAAGAGAACGCAAGAGCTGGATGCCTATAGCGCGGGCAAAATTTGAACTGAACGTCTCGAGGTCAATTATGACATAAGTTATAACATGGGGGTCAATCGTCCGGTATCCCGTGCCAAGGATTGATTGACTACGTACAGCTTTTGCTGTTAGGCGCCATTGCCGGCTTCACGATCTTTCTCGGCCTGCCCTTGGCGATCCTCCAAAATGTGAGCCCGCGCAAGAAAGGTTTCCTCAACGCCCTATCAATCGGAATCCTGCTATTCCTCGTAATTGACGTGTTTAGCCACGCATGGAACACCGCGTCATGCGTTGCATCTAGCGCCTTTACAGGAAGTGGTGCAACATGCGTAGCATCAAGCCCTGTTGCGGTAACCTGGTCCCGTGCTGATGCCATCATGGATCTCCTTGCTGTCTTCGGAGGACTCGCGCTAGGACTGTTGGGCCTCGTCGCCTACGAGGCGAAATACATGGCAAAAGCCCCTCCTATTGTAAAGGCACGTTTGCAGAACGGACCCGAAACTGCTCGGCTAAGCGCCGCTGAGCAGGCCCAACAGATCCAGATTCTACAGGAACATCACCCCTACAGGCTTGCAATGATGATAGCGATCGGCATAGGAGCTCACAACTTCAGCGAAGGCCTAGCAGTCGGCCAATCCTACGCTGCGGGATCAGTCGGGCTAGCCCTGCTGCTCATTGTTGGCTTTGGTGCTCACAACACCACGGAAGGTTTCGGCATAGCGGGTCCTCTAGCTGGACTCATCAAGAGGCCCACCGCGCGCTTCCTAGCCGTTGCCGGTCTGGTTGGCGGGGGTCCTACGTTTGTAGGAACGGTGGTGGGAAGTTTGTGGACATCCGTGTTTACTTACGTGCTCTTCTTGAGCCTTGCTGGCGGTGCCATCCTCTACGTTTCAATGTTGATGTACAACTCGGGAAGAAAACAGACAACCAATCAGATCCTCATGATAGGAATATTCGTTGGGTTGTGCGCCGGCTTTCTTACTGATTTGATGGTAACCCTGGGAGGAGCCTAGGGAAGATATTCTTTCATAACCGATCAATTATGGCCAGAGCAACCAGATCGCACGCAAGCCGCGTCGGGTCCCGAGCTCAGTCCTCTGAAATTGGCACGCCAATTATCCTTGACGGGGCCCCGTCTCCGTTCTGAAGCTTGATGGGCATGCAAATCATCAGGATTCTCTTTCCAACGAACTGTTTGATCGTGCGGCTCAGGGATTCGATGATGAAGATCCCGTTGCCAAGAAGAGTCTTATGCGCGACTGGAGCTTCAGCATGAAATTTCTCCACGCTCAGAAAATCTATGCCTACCGCGCGGACCTTTTTGGAGACTAGATATTCAGCGGCATCTCCTGCAAGGTAGGTGTAGTTTCGTCGTATTGATTCGTCGTCCCAGCGTTCACTGCACGCGGTATAGATGGCCACAATGTCGTCCTCGGCTACTTTCCCTTCGAGGGACTTGCGGAGGTCCTGAGCTGTGATTCCGCTGCCGATTGGCTTCTTGGACAAGTCTGTCACGTAAGCTTCTCCGACGAGTTTGCTCGGAGGAATCTGATCCACGCCAGCTCCGTTGCGAATGAAGTGTCGGGGAGCGTCGATATGGGTGCCCGTGTGTGAGCCTAGGGTCAATTTGGTCAGGTTCACCCCATCTTTCTCCAGTGTAGCGAAGCTGGCGAAGCTTGGTGATGGATCTCCAGGAAAGATCGGCATCCCGTTGTGAAGCTCGTGAGTCAGGTCAACTGCCCTTTCAAATAAGTACCGCATAGCAGGCCCTCACCTGTGGGACTCCTAATATGTGGAAGGTCTCTGCTCTGGAACCCCTTTACAGTCTTATCATCACCCACGTTCGTGGGGGAGCCGGCCGCAGTATGCGCTGGGAGCCCAGAAAAAAGGAGAAGTTTGAGGAGGCTTAGACTTTGTTGAGGAGGGCCTTTACGACGTCTTCTGGACCCTTGTAGTTACTCTCAGGGAGAGACTTGGCGACAAAGTCCTTGTCGATCGACGGGACGTCCGACATGTTGTTGCAGGCTGCGATGACCTGTGTTTTGTTAGCCGGGTACTTGATGTGGTGCTTGATGTGTTCGAGTTCTGTTTTCAGATTACTCATGCAGTCGAAACGCTGGGCGGTGGATAAGAACCTTCTTTGTGTCTCTCTTCTGGATTTTTCCAGGTAATTTGGTTAACGCGACTATTTGTGAAGTTTTTAGTCTCTAGAGTGACGCTTGATAGCACCACGCAGATCAACGGCTCGAGGTTGACAAAGACGAGTTCGAAACCCAAGACTTTCGATTTTGCCAAGTTGGTTGAGCTGAAGTCGAAGCATAGAGACAAAGGAGTTATCGAGATTCGGGACCATAATTCACATCAATTGGCCACTCTAAAGAGAGAATCACGTTGTAACTGCAACGCAACAAGGTGAATGCTTGAACACCCGTCGATCACGCGCCGTACGCCGTTGTCACTGGGCAGAGGGCGACCCGTTGCTCCTTGCCTATCACGACGAGGAATGGGGCGTCCCCGAGCACGACGGCCGCAAACTCTGGGAGACGCTGATGCTCGAGGGCTTCCAGGCAGGTCTTTCATGGACCATCATTCTTCGCAAACGCGAAGCGTTTCGAAAGGCGTTCAAGAACTTCGATCCGGAGCTGGTGGCCCGTTTTCGCAGAGGAGATGTCGCACGACTCCTGAAAGATCCAGGTATCGTTCGATCTAAGGCTAAGATCGAGGCGACAATCGGCGGCGCTCGCGCCTATCTTGCGATGCAAGCTGCACGGAACGATTTCTCGACCTTCATCTGGGAGATCGCTGGTGGAAAACCAATTCAGAATATCGGTCACGTACCCACTAAGACTCCACTCTCTGAGGAAATATCCAAAGTATTGAAGAAGCTAGGATTCAAGTTTGTAGGTCCTGTTATCGTCTATGCGTGGATGCAAGCGATAGGGATCGTCAACGATCACGCGGTGGACTGCTTCCGTCGAAACGTGGTTCAAAAATTGGGGTCAACTTAAGGAGTGGGCGATGCGTGTCGGGGGAAATCTTAGGTTCGCCTATCTTTATTAGTATCCACTAAATCTCACTAGTACGAGTATCCCACTCAACCGGTGAAGTCTTACAATGCGGTTTCCATGGAAGGGCAGCGCGAAGCCGCAACAGCAGGTCTTGGTTGAAGCGCCCGTCCAGCAAACGAGAACAGGAGTTTCGCTGCGTAGTTTCGTTCTATGGCTTGGACCCGCACTCATGGTATCTATAGCGTACATGGACCCAGGCAACTACGGCACCGATATCGCAGCCGGGGCGGGCTTCAAGTACGATCTCCTCTGGGCCGCCTGGCTTGCAGGAGGCATGGCCATGCTCCTGCAGTACCTTTCCGGCAAACTCGGAATCGTCTCCGGCTACTCGCTCCCTGAACTAGTCAGGAAATCGCTTGTAAAGCGCAGATACGTCATCCCGTACTGGCTCGCGGCCGAGGCCGCGGCAGCAGCCACCGACTTGGCAGAGTATCTAGGAACTGTAATCGGTCTCAATCTGCTTTTCGGTATCCCTCTTCTCTACGCGTCAGTATTCGGTGCGCTCGATGTCATCCTCTTGCTCAGCATGATGGGGAGAAGATTCCGCCTAATCGAGCAATACTTCGCGATGCTGATAAGCATCCTCGTCATAGGCATCCTCTACAACTTGGCGGTAGTAAAACCCGATTTGACACAAATCGGGTATCATTCCGTGGTACCGCTCGCGTCCAGCAACGCCGCCTTCTTGATCGTGGTTGGAATGATCGGCGCAACAGTGATGCCGCACGCGCTGTTTGTCCACTCTTGGCTTTCGAAGAACAAAATGGATCTGTTGGGACGCAAGAATAACGGGGGAAACCTAGGCACTTCAATCACGGATTCTATGAAAGCATCCAATCATCACCCATATTCAACGGAGGAAATAAGGAGAACGAACAGGTTTCATCTCAAGGAAACTGTCCTAGCTCTGGCTATTGCGTCTGTGGTCAACGTGGGAATAGTCCTTATCGCTATACCGCTTTATCCGAACGCCAACGTCACGTTCCCCGATTTTGTCCGCGAAATCGGTCAGATGTTCGGGCCGACGATCGCCATCATCTTCATTCTGACGCTGCTTGCATCGGGGCTTTCATCGTCCGCGCTTGGAACAATAGCGGGACAGGTGATAATGGAGGGGCTAATTGGGAAACACTGGAATGTTTGGGCAAGACGGATAGTTACGAGATTCATCAATGTGTTTCCGACCACGTTCGCGATACTGCTTGGGTTCGATCCGCTGCTCCTTCTTGTTTACAGTCAGGTGATTCTGAGTCTAATGATTCCCCTTCCGATGATACCGCTCGTCTACTATACATCAAAGAAGAAGTTCATGGCAGGGTTCGTCAATAGAAGAACTACGATCGTCCTAGCGATAGTTACTGTCGCAGTTATCTTGGCTTTCAACAGCTTCCTACTCTACGCCATATTCACCCCATAGTCGATAGCCCCTTTCGCCGGGCAAATTGGTCAGTCGTCCGCCCTGATTATCTCTGGTTCGGTTTGTCTAGCTGACCATTCTTTCTACCTCTATGGTGCACTTGGTAGCGATTCCTGCGATGACGCCAATTGCGGCAAGCCAAGGCGCTAAGGCCAAGGTCGCGACAGCACCAGCTGCTCCCCACGTAAGAGGAATGGACAGGACTACCTTTCCCTTATCATCCTTGATGATCACCCTTTTCACACTTGCATCTCTAGTTAGTTCCTTGAATTTTTCGAGGAGTTTTTCAGATGAGACTTGGAAGACGTCTTTCTTGAGCCCAACCTGGGCTCCACAGGACAAACAGAACTTCGCGCCCACGGGCAGTTCAGTCCCGCACTCGAGACATCTAACCATTTTTCGAGCTCGGGCTGCAGAGTGTTAACGCGCATCTAAATAGCTTGATGGGGAGTATCAGGTCAGGGAAGAAAGCGTTGGCAATGAGTTCTATAGGAAAGCAGAGTCCTAGACATGAGTCAGGCTTGCGTTTCCAAAGAATATTAGTTGCAGTCGACGGGTCTGAAGGCTCGTCGAGAGCCTCAGAAGTCGCCGTAGATTTAGCCGCGAAATTCGACGCTCAATTCTTCGTCCTAAACGTATTCCGAGACTACCCCGAGTACATGACCGTATTTCCCTCCGCTCCAGCTCCTTCTGGAGAGGCAATCCAGGCCTACCAAGCGAATGCAAGAAAGGCCGCTTTGGAAGTAGTCAGACGAATAGCCGCTATGGCCGAGAAAAAAGGCGTCAAGGCGAAGCCTCAAACTAGCGAAACCATCGGCTCCATTGTTCAAGTAATTACGGACTACGCGTCCGGCGAAAAGATCGACCTAATTGTAATGGGGACTCGAGGAATGGGAGGCTTCAAGAGGATGCTGCTTGGAAGCGTCTCGAGTGGTGTTGTCACTCACGCTCATTGCCCCGTTCTGGTTGTAAGGTGAGACCTCGCGCTTGAGTCCAATACCGAAAGTCTCAACTCCGTTGCCCGTTTACATCGTGGGTCTCGAAATTAATGATGTCGAGTCCTCCCTGGCCGAAACAAAATTCCAAAGATCAATAGAATCTCTCAGCCACGTCTACCCCGAGATTTGGGAGGCGAGAGCCACTGTCAAGACTTTCTCCAAAGGAAAAGCGAGGAGGCATTTCGAGGTTCACGTAATGATACGAATGCCCAAGGACCAAGTCGAGTTCAGAGAAGAGGGCTGGTCCATCGAGGAGGTCTTCGAAAACATAGGATTGAAAATAAAGAGGCTCATGACAAAACCCCGCGACAGCCCGTCCCGACGCCGTCTCCCGGCAAGAGCCGAGAGAGCAATCGCCAGATTCTAGACAATCAAGCAAGTAACCTAAAGCCTCTAGGGAAACCCTATCTTCCAACCGCCTATCACATCGGATTCTTCCAATGCCCTCCACCCCAAGAAGGCAGCGAGCCGAGCCAACCCTGAACGTTCGAGACCCAAACAGAGTGCTCGATCTCAAGGAATTCTATCCGTCTCGATCTAACGACACTCGCAAGGGCGACTTCGGCAAGGTTGTCGTTTGCGGAGGGAGCGATCGCTACGCTGGTTGCCTAGCATTCAATTCCCTAGCAGCCTTGCGAGCCGGGGCGGACCTTGCAATAGTTGTCGCGCCAAGACGAGCCGCGGATATCGTCGCAGCATATTCTCCTGATCTGATAACGGTGCCCTGCGATTCGCCCTTTCCAGATCCCAACATCACGCTCAAGTTGCTCGAAAACGCCGACGCACTCGTCATAGGCTGTGGGGTTGCCAGGACCGCCGAATCGCACAGGGCATTACTAGATATTATCCGAGGTTGCAAGACACCGATGGTTTTGGACGCCGAAGCACTACACGCCCTGGCCGTCAACGCCGGGTCAATCAAAGGAAAGAAAACACTCTTGACACCAAACGCAGGAGAATACGAAGTTCTCTCCGGAAAACCCTGGCCGCCAACCGCCGACGCGAGAAAAATGGCCGTCAGAGCTCTGGCAAATCAGTACAATGCAGTTGTGATCGTAAAGGGGGCTCCCGACATCGTTTCGGATAGCGAGCAAAACTACATTGACCCTAGAGGTTCTCCATACATGACAAAAGGAGGATATGGCGACTTGCTCGCAGGGGTTGCAGGCGCACATCTCGCAAGAGGCAGAGCCCCACTAGACGCGGCAAGAATAGCGGCTTACATAGTTGGGAAAGCGGGAGAACTCGCCTCAGCGAAATTTGGCGAGAGCACTTTGGCAAGCGATGTCTTGAGTTTCTTCTCCTCGGCGATTCGTTCTCGCTAAGGGAGCGACAGGATTGTCCAGAAAACGAACCCTATGTGAGAATTTGAGATGCTTTCCCTCTCGCCAATGTGAATCGCAAACGAGACTCTAGGACAAGCCTAAGAAAGGCTGGCTGAGTCAAAAGGGCCAGCTAATGTCGCTTAACATCGGTAGAGTAATCGGAATTCCGGTCAGAATCCATTACACTCTTTGGCTTGTCCTTCTATTGATCGCTTGGTCGGTTGCAGATGGCTATCTGCCTCAGAACTTAGATCTTGCGACTCGCTGGGCTGTCGGGATCGTTTCGGCGGTCGTATTGTTTGTCTCAGTCTTCCTCCACGAGCTCTCGCATTCCTACATCGCTAAGAAAAACGGGCTCCCGATAGCGAGGATCACATTGTTCTTTTTCGGCGGAGTCTCAGAAATGAGTGAGGAGCCGAAGGATCCAGATTTAGAGGTTCGTATGGCAGCTGCGGGACCGCTGACAAGTTTTCTGATCGCAATTATCCTAGGCGGTCTTTGGTATCTGAACGTCCTCTTGAGTGCGCCAGTCCCAGTCACTGCGACCCTGAAGTACACAGCATACCTTAACGGGGTCCTCGGCGCGTTCAACTTAATCCCAGCTTTTCCCCTTGACGGGGGCAGAGTACTTCGGGGAAGTCTCTGGAAAAGGTCCAAGAACCTAGTCGGCGCTACGGCGAATGCTACTCGAGTAAGCGAGGCTATCTCTTTAGTGATGATGGCGGTCGGACTGTTCTACGTCATCTTCGGCGACTTTGTCAATGGATTATGGATCATCTTTCTAGGATGGTTCATCCGGTCAGGAGCAGAAACAAGTTTGAGACAGACCAGACTGACAGAGGCTCTAGCCGGAGTCAGGGTTGGAGACATTATGACGCGAGATCTTCTATCCGTCGCACCGGACACGTCAGTCCAACAGCTCGTCTCCGACTACTTCCTCGTCCATCCCCACGGAGGATACCCTGTCGTCTCGAACGGGAAGTTGCTGGGGGTCGTCACCATGTCGTCTGTCCGATCGATTCCGCGCGAGAAGAGAGAGATTGAGAGAGTTAGCCAGGCAATGGTCCCGTTCGAACGAACCATAATAGTAAATCCGAACACATCAGCACTTGACGCCCTTCACATAATGGCCAAGAATGCGGTGGGAAGGTTGCTCGTGATGGATGAGGATAGAATCGCCGGGATCGTCACGCGTGGAGATCTGATGAAAACGATGCGCGCAAGACAAGAACTTGGATTGTAGGATTCAACTCAGTCACCCTTATAGTTCTGTGACCAAGTAAAGGCGCTGGCAACCTACTTAGTCAGCTGGAA
This window contains:
- a CDS encoding DNA-3-methyladenine glycosylase I; translated protein: MNTRRSRAVRRCHWAEGDPLLLAYHDEEWGVPEHDGRKLWETLMLEGFQAGLSWTIILRKREAFRKAFKNFDPELVARFRRGDVARLLKDPGIVRSKAKIEATIGGARAYLAMQAARNDFSTFIWEIAGGKPIQNIGHVPTKTPLSEEISKVLKKLGFKFVGPVIVYAWMQAIGIVNDHAVDCFRRNVVQKLGST
- a CDS encoding alkaline phosphatase family protein; translation: MLPIVVVVLDGASGRIGAIGSPLEEASTPNLDALTSRGSTGRMYTVGEGIAPESDAGVFSLLGYDPLETHLSRGVVEALGANVEFHDGDLALRAGFATVKGDKLVDRRAGRNLSTPEAQQLGAALNKELRLKSGVRFVFKSTVGHRAVAVFRADGHRFSSNISNFDPAYLRKGNISLAQPGAKEFDIPMCEPLDGSDEAIVTAALVNEFGFKARKILDNHPVNEARRRKGTVSANFVLMRDAGTSKPQVEGFQARSGLHPLMIADLPAELGIGRLLRMDVRELTPGTGLDDYRSRAKLVLDSLGRFGFVYVHLKGPDEPGHDGLFDLKKERIEEIDKGFFSVLSKSFRLKDLVMAVTCDHSTPVEVRGHSDDLVPVLVIGGKAMPDGSRRFTEREAEKGSLGTWGKGRMLLERLKLVAS
- a CDS encoding cyclase family protein; this translates as MRYLFERAVDLTHELHNGMPIFPGDPSPSFASFATLEKDGVNLTKLTLGSHTGTHIDAPRHFIRNGAGVDQIPPSKLVGEAYVTDLSKKPIGSGITAQDLRKSLEGKVAEDDIVAIYTACSERWDDESIRRNYTYLAGDAAEYLVSKKVRAVGIDFLSVEKFHAEAPVAHKTLLGNGIFIIESLSRTIKQFVGKRILMICMPIKLQNGDGAPSRIIGVPISED
- a CDS encoding DUF4342 domain-containing protein; protein product: MSCGAQVGLKKDVFQVSSEKLLEKFKELTRDASVKRVIIKDDKGKVVLSIPLTWGAAGAVATLALAPWLAAIGVIAGIATKCTIEVERMVS
- a CDS encoding Nramp family divalent metal transporter, which gives rise to MRFPWKGSAKPQQQVLVEAPVQQTRTGVSLRSFVLWLGPALMVSIAYMDPGNYGTDIAAGAGFKYDLLWAAWLAGGMAMLLQYLSGKLGIVSGYSLPELVRKSLVKRRYVIPYWLAAEAAAAATDLAEYLGTVIGLNLLFGIPLLYASVFGALDVILLLSMMGRRFRLIEQYFAMLISILVIGILYNLAVVKPDLTQIGYHSVVPLASSNAAFLIVVGMIGATVMPHALFVHSWLSKNKMDLLGRKNNGGNLGTSITDSMKASNHHPYSTEEIRRTNRFHLKETVLALAIASVVNVGIVLIAIPLYPNANVTFPDFVREIGQMFGPTIAIIFILTLLASGLSSSALGTIAGQVIMEGLIGKHWNVWARRIVTRFINVFPTTFAILLGFDPLLLLVYSQVILSLMIPLPMIPLVYYTSKKKFMAGFVNRRTTIVLAIVTVAVILAFNSFLLYAIFTP
- a CDS encoding universal stress protein; this translates as MSSIGKQSPRHESGLRFQRILVAVDGSEGSSRASEVAVDLAAKFDAQFFVLNVFRDYPEYMTVFPSAPAPSGEAIQAYQANARKAALEVVRRIAAMAEKKGVKAKPQTSETIGSIVQVITDYASGEKIDLIVMGTRGMGGFKRMLLGSVSSGVVTHAHCPVLVVR
- a CDS encoding DoxX family protein, giving the protein MSGESSHTEANARLQSVAGRGNWVARNVSWLKSFMRIILGVVWLIDGYLKFSPGLVDSFPALIKSEGQPSWLQPWFNFWATVTSANAAPFVYSIGTLELALGAALVLGFMRKITYFSGMVLSLLIWAIPEGFGGPYGPASTDVGTGVIYSFLFLSLIIINTISGPSKYSLDFLIERRNPSWKRIAEFG
- a CDS encoding site-2 protease family protein translates to MSLNIGRVIGIPVRIHYTLWLVLLLIAWSVADGYLPQNLDLATRWAVGIVSAVVLFVSVFLHELSHSYIAKKNGLPIARITLFFFGGVSEMSEEPKDPDLEVRMAAAGPLTSFLIAIILGGLWYLNVLLSAPVPVTATLKYTAYLNGVLGAFNLIPAFPLDGGRVLRGSLWKRSKNLVGATANATRVSEAISLVMMAVGLFYVIFGDFVNGLWIIFLGWFIRSGAETSLRQTRLTEALAGVRVGDIMTRDLLSVAPDTSVQQLVSDYFLVHPHGGYPVVSNGKLLGVVTMSSVRSIPREKREIERVSQAMVPFERTIIVNPNTSALDALHIMAKNAVGRLLVMDEDRIAGIVTRGDLMKTMRARQELGL
- a CDS encoding rubrerythrin family protein; this encodes MSLPLQETLSPELVKLAAKSARDEHTDGAVYQMLSRHEKNQSFKKALEDLARGEQSHYEFWKAYAPETAVKVNRLKVYFTLLLRLTLGLTFTMKFLERHEDALHERYREMMKSIPLADKARFEAMMEEEEHQESYLMGEVHEGRVKYMSFIVLGLADAVVEISGIHAGSLGIYAKTGLAGLAGVVAGMAASIAMASAAYAQAKQGFEGSAKWSAIYTGVSYMFTAVFLALPYFLTGSMVTALGVSLVIGVALVAAMTYYDTVISARKFKRQFAEIAGIILAASFALYIAGTLIRQLLGIVIG
- a CDS encoding NAD(P)H-hydrate dehydratase produces the protein MPSTPRRQRAEPTLNVRDPNRVLDLKEFYPSRSNDTRKGDFGKVVVCGGSDRYAGCLAFNSLAALRAGADLAIVVAPRRAADIVAAYSPDLITVPCDSPFPDPNITLKLLENADALVIGCGVARTAESHRALLDIIRGCKTPMVLDAEALHALAVNAGSIKGKKTLLTPNAGEYEVLSGKPWPPTADARKMAVRALANQYNAVVIVKGAPDIVSDSEQNYIDPRGSPYMTKGGYGDLLAGVAGAHLARGRAPLDAARIAAYIVGKAGELASAKFGESTLASDVLSFFSSAIRSR
- a CDS encoding ZIP family metal transporter — protein: MIDYVQLLLLGAIAGFTIFLGLPLAILQNVSPRKKGFLNALSIGILLFLVIDVFSHAWNTASCVASSAFTGSGATCVASSPVAVTWSRADAIMDLLAVFGGLALGLLGLVAYEAKYMAKAPPIVKARLQNGPETARLSAAEQAQQIQILQEHHPYRLAMMIAIGIGAHNFSEGLAVGQSYAAGSVGLALLLIVGFGAHNTTEGFGIAGPLAGLIKRPTARFLAVAGLVGGGPTFVGTVVGSLWTSVFTYVLFLSLAGGAILYVSMLMYNSGRKQTTNQILMIGIFVGLCAGFLTDLMVTLGGA